The proteins below come from a single Bactrocera tryoni isolate S06 unplaced genomic scaffold, CSIRO_BtryS06_freeze2 scaffold_25, whole genome shotgun sequence genomic window:
- the LOC120780671 gene encoding uncharacterized protein LOC120780671, whose product MGTAGRAAEMEENSLAIGPTYSEPYQPCPPTSTVKHPQSSDQRCLSRIPHAQDRARLESSRRLRHAGNFISDWRHGNDRLRLDSSQRHCPDRTRLYSSRRPPHPKRRRGRDVRRQADARHIIKDRHITLPSNCNQVQTADANKVSGRPFQQGSTSRSNFGSPNVYSQLMLPGLQLAAMGQLTAQNTTLGYIVSGVV is encoded by the coding sequence ATGGGCACAGCAGGTCGAGCAGCGGAAATGGAGGAGAATTCATTGGCAATCGGCCCGACGTATTCGGAGCCTTATCAACCATGTCCACCGACGTCAACAGTCAAGCATCCGCAAAGCTCTGACCAACGATGCCTCTCCCGCATACCACACGCCCAAGATCGAGCCAGACTCGAGTCGTCTCGCCGACTTCGGCATGCTGGTAACTTCATTTCGGATTGGCGGCATGGCAACGATCGACTGAGACTCGATTCGTCTCAGCGACATTGTCCGGACCGAACCAGACTCTATTCGTCTCGTCGGCCACCCCATCCGAAGCGAAGGCGTGGAAGAGATGTTCGTCGTCAAGCCGATGCACGCCATATCATCAAGGATAGGCACATAACACTACCTTCGAACTGCAACCAGGTTCAAACAGCCGACGCTAATAAGGTCTCTGGAAGACCATTCCAACAGGGCAGCACCAGTCGAAGTAATTTTGGGAGCCCGAACGTTTACTCCCAGCTCATGTTGCCCGGATTACAACTAGCGGCAATGGGCCAACTCACCGCCCAAAATACGACACTGGGATATATAGTATCCGGTGTCGTATAG